One Desulfuromonas acetexigens genomic window carries:
- a CDS encoding type II toxin-antitoxin system HicB family antitoxin: MSTMTYKDYAARIEYSEEDGCFIGRIAGIRDVVGFHAECVQELREAFREAVDDYLATCEKVGQAPQRPYSGKLMLRVPPEVHARAAMMAEAHGMSLNQWAAAVLSKAS, translated from the coding sequence ATGAGCACCATGACGTATAAAGATTATGCCGCCCGTATCGAGTACAGCGAAGAAGACGGCTGCTTCATAGGTCGCATCGCCGGCATCAGGGACGTCGTCGGTTTTCACGCCGAATGCGTCCAAGAACTGCGCGAAGCCTTTCGTGAAGCGGTCGACGACTATCTGGCGACCTGCGAAAAAGTCGGCCAGGCGCCGCAACGCCCCTATTCAGGCAAACTCATGCTGCGCGTCCCCCCCGAAGTTCACGCCCGCGCGGCAATGATGGCCGAAGCCCACGGTATGAGCCTCAATCAATGGGCCGCGGCCGTTCTTTCGAAAGCCTCCTGA